Genomic window (Rhododendron vialii isolate Sample 1 chromosome 4a, ASM3025357v1):
tggaggcccaattccatgatcagctggaccgagccaagccccgaaagtccaaacggtgtttaatttcagattacccaaattggctaaattcggacgagctcggaataggcccaaacttggtgggctgacttaatttcgcgctccggtcaatactcatgaaccctaagttgatgatcgatggtgcttttcggcctaattccttcgtataggccttcaattgcgttattttgccgttttaggaaagatttgtttcattaataactcttagaccgtatttccttttaagttgattctttttgggaaagtcttgtttttctttcccgttttcagttttaggaaaagccccaaattatggcactttttattttccaagtttatttttagggtttctagggtttcagcctatttaagggtttgtaacctagagtttatgtagctttttgattaataatattgcagagatttgctcgttgcgacgagttgtttatctcgtttggattagtacgctaactaatctctcgtgaattccgctgcgtcagcGGCCCAAGTTAAAAACGGTCGAAGAAAATCTAACGGTGTGAAAGGAGTTGGAAGGATATACAGAGAGACGCTCCCAAGTGGGTTGGGATGGGGTTAATGTCAATCATCGAATCCCCTGTTTTTTCCgattttatttgttagtttaCGCCGCTGAGAAAAAGGGGCCCTCTGTTTTCTGCAGTCGAAGGAGATTGGTGGAACTAGGTTTTCTTTCACAGTACCCATTTTATTATTAGTAGTAGAAAGAAATCAATGCCTCTGTCTGTCTTTGATGCTATCTATCCAATACAACTACTATTACTACAATTCTGATCAGCCAGACCTGTGTTTCATCCATCTTCTgatctttttccaatttttactGTTCAgcctgtttgtttgttttttacatTCTAGTGTATTGAACAGTTTTATATGCATTATCTGCGCGCAGACCCTCCACTCGCTACATGgatttaaatatcggccgatacgtaGCATATGGTTGTTACGTAGCGGTTTTTTTTATCGTCTGATACCGCTACACCCCGCTAACTCTTGATCTCCACTAAGTATCGCCGCCCGTCGGACACTCATCTCTCATGGGAAAATCTCTGTTATCTTTGTCGCCTGTGTTAATCGCTTAACTCCTGGTTTGTCACCTCCATGTGTATCTGGGCTACACGTGAGAGAGTGTGTTAGACTTATCTcacatcgctcatttaagccacTCAAGTTTGGTTAATATATACTAGAGGTtactccaagaaatctaacagtaTCCGAGTTTTTGCCCAAAAATAACTTTAGAAAAAATCCATGGTTGTTACACCTGATTCCCACTACGTACAGGGCCGGCTAAAGGGAGAGGTAGGAGAAGCAAGGGCTTTGGGgcccaaaaaagttaaaaatgagtGCCCCAAAATTATAGTACCCATACATATATGAGAAAATAACGGCTCAGAACGTGTTATGATAATTAATACTTGCCAAGGacaaactaagaacatttgttaatactaaaaatattATTAgtgtgtattaattatcaaaacatgtctttggctgtcatttttcctatatatatgtatgtatatatggccCCAAAATTTGTTTGCACTAAGCcttctttacacaaaatagacCCAACGGTGGAATTAGTACGTTTGCAGCAAAAAATGCGAGAagactaattttcaaatgatggattttgaggtattgtaataatcaaaaaaaaattttttggattatatgcttatattttgtaatagtaatttttttttgtaatgggtttttattttattttatgaaactCTTTGTAGACCAAACTTTTTTATGGAAAATATAGGGAGGCCTTATTTAAGAAGTTCGCTTCCGGcttccaaaacttatgagccagCCCTAGCTACGTATAATACTATCATTCGATACTCCCGCACTGCTACACCCGATTCCCGCTAGGTATCATACTATCATTCGATACTCCCGTAGTGCTACTGCTAAAACTACGCGGTCCGCTACCACCATTAAAAACATTGCTCACACATGCAAAAGAGCGATATATTCACTTCGGACTTGTTATCCAAATCCTGTGCATTCACATGCGATATACATGGTCACTGGCATTGTATTCCCTCTACTATTGCGGTTTGATCACAATAATGTTTTCTCACTCCAGTTCATCTTATCCTACCTTGTTTggattcaaacttgaaaaaagtttttcaaactcaaaaatactcattacccctacttccaattattattcttatttcttcaatcattattttcatttctctctatctctctccactcattacccatatctccaattattactctgaTTTCTCTCTCCGCTCATTAcctaaaaaccaaacccaattttttttaaaaactcatccaaacaaggcaaagTGTTGGATTTTAGCATTTGATGTATTTGTATGATTCATAGATGCTgcggatatatatatatatatatatatatatatatatatatatatatatacacacacactcgcACACTCGCACACTCCGTATTTGTTACTGTATTTTGGGAAAAGATTAGAGCATCACCTATTACTGTATTACACATTAGTCCCATAATATATCACGAATTAGGGGGTTAGGGGGATCACAAGGAGTTGAACACCAAATACGAACCAAGCTATTTGCGTTCTCTACCGCTCGAAAATGTTTCAATAAGGAAAGATCAATTATACCAATAACAAAAATTACCAAGAACATAAATCATCATTTCCGAATCGTTccatcggaaaaaaaaatctcacatTGAATCCTAATTCTGCCCCCGTatggaaggggaaaaaattgaaaaaatgagagagagagaggaaagcatGGACCATTTCTGTCTTCAACAAGCTGTGTAAATGCCTTTGCCAAAGGTCCAAGTTCTCTGTTTCAGCAACAGACTTATCAAGTTGCACAATTTAAacagaaatttttggattttcttccttttttcttataTTATAGGAGTATAAACATGGAGGGGgagagaggggtttttttttttcatgactAAATATCTGGGTCAGTTTGCGCGCACTTTGACTATTCCGGAGCTCTAAAGGTAACGATCGGGCAAAACCTTCCGTAGTCCCAACATATTGAATGTTTGACCTCCGTAAAATTTGAACATGCAGACTCACAGAAGATAAACACTTACTAGGTTTCGCATGACCACTTGTCAAACCCCTTTGTTGTGAGAGAGATATTGCAACAGCAAAATAGTGGAGATTCTTCTgtcagtttttgttttgtatttttttttttggctaaaggCTTTTGCTGACGTCTAATTATATAAGAGCCTGGTCCCATGGCCACAAGCTTGCAGACAAGGTGCTGGCATTAATGCATCCATTGCCTAAACTGCCCTTTCGATTTTATTGGTCCCATTCTTGCCTGCCGTTTCTCATGGTGGCCGGTAGTGTGGTGGGATGGTTCGGGTAGTGCTAGCTGGTGATGAGTCCCCACCTGAGCCATGAGTGAATTGTCGTAATTTCACGTAGAATGGAGCAGGTAATGCAGAAAGTCTACCACCGCGGTTCTATTTCACCGCTTTTTTATCACTTTCAATTTTACaaggaagagttaaactctttcTTGAAAATGTTCTTTTAAAATGGGAAAATAAATCCGGACCATAAATTGCCGAGACGGACAATGAGATTGAAGTTACGGTGAAGAGAACAGTGAAACAGAGCGGTGGGAGTAGCACCACTGCAGGTAatgaattcttaattttttgtgaaaGGGTAAAGTTTAAACATCACTCCAACTTccttagattaaaaaaaagggaaaatcaaTGGATTGGCTGTGGTTTAGATGCTCCCTCACTAGGTTGTGATGCTCGGGTTCGGCTCTTATTGTTGTGAACGCcagatttcttttcttttcttttcttttcttttttatgcttaTGTGCATGCATCTGAATTAATTCATAGAGATTCAATTTCACCGTCCACTAATGAAGATTCAAACTAAAGCTAGAGATGGCTTCCATCTtaacccttttttgttttggtgcaACGGAATCAGTGGTGATcttaacctctcttttttttgctacaaatgaaccgagcagctcgcgagctcggctTGACTCGCTAACGCTtggcttgagctcgagtttttggctccaCTCGATTCGTTCGAAAAAAACTCGGCTTGTTAAGAGAGGCTTGGCTCAattaaagagactcgtttagtaaacgactAAACTCGACTCGTTAAGACTCAAACacaagtttttggctcgtttagtaaacgagccaagctcaagctcgacaaagctcggctcggctcgtttggaGGCCTAATTTATAAATGCAGCACTTGTAATCAGGAACACGGGATCTCCTAGCGaactaataaaaaatggaagtcGTAATAAAATGGTACCAAACATTTGTTATGCCAAATCAGGCAAGAATCCAAAAGCAGTTAAAAACCTAGACTGTCAGCCCCCCAGCTATTTATATCACCCATGAGACCTCCCCGGGACTCCATGTCCCTCTCTTTTCTACTTGCCGCttcagaagaaaaaagaaaaaggaaaaggaaatcaCCATAAATCCCAACCGACCTATTCCTCCAAAATTCCACCATCACCCCATTTCCACCTTATAGAACTCAAACATTTTTACAGAGAGAAAAGGGAGGGGGGAGAAGATGGGAGGGAGATCAACAAGGGCAGGAGGGAGCAAGAAAGTAGGCATGGAGATAGTGAAGTTCGATCATCATACTAATAAGGTGAAAGAAGAGgtatctccacctcctcctccgccgccgcctccTCATCTCTCCGGTGCGTATATTCGTAGCCTCGTTAAGCAACTTACTTCTTCAAGAAACAAAGACGTCCCCGCCCCGGACGTCGACGGTGTCGATGACAACAACGGGGATGGATTTGGCGAGGAGGCGTTGGTGATCGAGGACGGGAGCTGCTGCCAGCAATCCCCAATTCAGCCGCAAGCATCGGATCAGGCGCTGGtgcaacaacagcagcagcagcagcacaaGAAGCAAGTCAGGAGGCGGCTTCACACCACCAGGCCTTACCAAGAGAGGCTTTTGAACATGGCGGAAGCTAGGAGGGAAATTGTCACCGCCCTTAAGTTTCATAGAGCTTCTATGAAACAATCCACCGAGCAGCACCACCACCAACGGCCACCGGTGCAGCCACAGCCACCGCAAACGGTGCTgcagcctcctcctccaccgccTCCGCAGTCGTCGTTCCAAGGACGGACAAAGTGTAGGAGGAATCGCAGGGTTTACCCATCCACCAGCGCAAGCTGCGTTGAAAGCAATTTCTCCTACCACCCAGCATtcagttcttcttcttcgataTCGCCAAATAATCCTTACTGTTGGTCGAGTAATTCTCATGaaattcctcctcctccacaTCCAGCCATCACAGGAAATCTCATGAATCTCGGACTGCCTAACCAGAGACCCTTGGGATTGAATCTCAACATTCATGATTTCACCAACTTTGAAGCAACTCTCTACCATCATAACCCGTCTTCGTTTTCGACATCTCCTTCGCCCATTCCTAACAACAATTCAGAGGCAATATCAAAACAACCACAGCAACAACAACAGGGGAATTCCTCTGAGATTGCAGACCCCAACAGTAGTGCTGGGAATGGAGGAGGGATGCAACAACACCAGGGAATGGATGAGGAAGAGATAATGTCAGAGATGGAATGGATGGGAGAACAGCACCAGATGGAATGGAACGACACCATGAATTTGGTCACATCAGCTTGGTGGTTCAAGTTCTTCAAGACTGCAGGGGAAATTGGGCCGAAATACAAAGGCGACTGCGACGTCGACAACGATGACAAGGAGGACGATCCGTTCGATCAGGCCGTGGTTGAATTCCCGGACTGGTTGAACACTGCAAATGATCAGAGTTGCTTCCACCACTGCTTGGATGAATCCTCCCAAGATCCTGCCTTGCCTTGGTAACTACTGCTTACtgttaatttctttctttaaatagttatttattttcctctttttttattactatttatGCTGCAGGGAATAAAACATAGAGATGTTTTCTGTTCCTATGCTTATCTTAATCTCTGGCAATGCTTCggtgtttccatttttttttttttttccttttctgccTTATGGCCCAATAATTAATTCAACGAGGGGAGGGGATGAAAATTGTCCctcatcggttaattatctcttccaaaactagtatatgagtctgaGCGGTCTCTctattcattgccaattgacttTGAGTTGGATGTAAAGTTTCCACAATACGGGTTTTGGAATTGTGGTTTTTCTGGTATTCTTCTAGCgattttgaaacattttttgtgTTTCCTTTTAGAACTAGACACGAACAACCACCATGTTTAAAATGAAGTCTATCGGGCATCGTTGGCTTACGGCTTCCCGATCGGATAAAATAATCTTGCTTTCTATTTTTATAATTGTAGTTGCTGTTATTTTACTAAAGAAAAATGCGATCTGTTTGCTATGTTAACAATGTCCGACTGACTTGATTTTTTCCAGGGTTCTTGTTCGCGTCTAGCTCTAAATAGGGAATGGTCTGGATAATATTTTCAAGCTCTGGACGATACCCGAATTTAAGGCACAGCAGCCTTGGGCCCCTGGGTTTTTGTGGTCTTGTGTATTCACGGAATGAAGGCCACTTTATGTGGGCtccttgttttggttttgctgGGGCGAGATTGTAAAGGCCCGGGTTGACACAGCTTCTAATTTTGGGCCTGCCCATTTatatattttagaaaaaatattactcctatcCCACTTACTTAATATATTTTGGATCAACTTATCCAATTTCTAAGATATGTGTCATCTATAAAATCAATTGCATACAATCTTGTGCTTCTCTAGGCATCTTAAAAGAGCACAACAATATTACAAATGATGCTGATTTTGGCGCTCTACTTTTGTTCGCAGACGTTCCACTTTTAAAGTGagattactagtaacttcatgtaCAAAAGTGGAGCGCCTGCGTACAAAAATGGAGCGCCGTATTCAATTTCCTAttacaaaacataaaagtaTTTCTAGAATAAGATAACTTTCATAAAAACTCTTGGCCGGGGGCGTTCAATTGTTCGAAATGATGCTGGTCGGGAAAACCTACTATAattgtaaataaaaattgaaacgCAGGTACGGACTATCCAGGCTCATCCAGGACGTGGTCCGTCTTTGTACTTGAGGGTACTACTATTAGTACAGTATTTGCCAATAATTTCTGTGGTGCCCATTTGCAAGTGGTTGTTcaagatgatgatgaagaagttgCTAACTCTGTTTTCTGTTTCATGGTTCTTTGTACACGTGCAGCATGGACATTGGGGAGATTGAAGGCATGGATGAGGAATGGCTTCCCTGATGATCAATCAAAGATTACTTAAAAGAGGAGTGCTAGGTACCCCGAAAGAATACCCAGAAATGAccccgaatttgaaaatcaatagTCCAGATTCACTTAAAGTCAATCTGAACCATCGATTTTCAAATTCGGGGTAATTTCTGGATACTCTTTCGGGGTACATAGAATTTTCCTacttaaaataatttattgttTCCTCTGATAGAATCTTGGCGTTTGGGCCCCCCCTTTttgaaactctttttttttttttttcctttccagttTGTCATGAAATCCTTGTTCTTCTCAATAAGGCTTGCAAGATGGTGAAAATTCACAGGCCATGCAGAAGGGAAAATAAGGTAAGGAACCAATGAGTCCTCCTTTCACTGCCATTTAGTTTATGAACTACTACAAGAAAATCCGTGCGATCGATGCACGGAGATTCGAGATTTAATCAGAATGAGATGAGGTACTTGTGACTAAATGCGGAAttgattttatttggttttaGTAAATAACGTATGTAGCAAAGTACATAAAATGTAAGACGCGCAAAGTTTTACTTTCAAGTCAAATCCATCCGCTCCTCCTCGTTAGAGGGGTGGCGCACAATTGACCAGTCCGTCATTAATTCTCGAGCTTGTGGTACCGACATAacgtatttttgtttgtttagtcAAGCGATAACGATGTGTACattgctctttcttttttttccctcctttgTACGTAACTTTGTTGAGAGGGCTTAACTTTGACAACTTCAAATGACATAGCTTGGTGCACAAAGAAAAAATGAGTTGCGTTATCCAAACCGTGTGGGGTtaaggaaaaagagaaacacaaaaatggCTATGATAATGGAGAGAAACTTAAGAAGTATATTCACGGCTCCGCGCGATCGTGGCCGTCTGTTTCTGCTATTGACGAcccggatttaaatgaaacttttctgggAAAGAGTTaacgaaaaagtttcattaacatccggaccgtccaacgCGATTAGCGCCATAAACAACTATTCACAGGGGAGCCGTGAAAAAGATTTTCACATGATAATGATGGCAGTTGAAGTCAAAACCTAGTTACCTTGAAATTTTCCAACGTTTCCTGTATCATGGGAAAGGGTTGTTTTAGACCAAAAAAACATCCAATTGTCTGTTCAAATTTCCCATAAGCATCCAATTGTCTGATTGGTCGATCTTTTAAGAGGACCATTTCCATTTCTACCATCACCTAGCT
Coding sequences:
- the LOC131322010 gene encoding uncharacterized protein LOC131322010 — its product is MGGRSTRAGGSKKVGMEIVKFDHHTNKVKEEVSPPPPPPPPPHLSGAYIRSLVKQLTSSRNKDVPAPDVDGVDDNNGDGFGEEALVIEDGSCCQQSPIQPQASDQALVQQQQQQQHKKQVRRRLHTTRPYQERLLNMAEARREIVTALKFHRASMKQSTEQHHHQRPPVQPQPPQTVLQPPPPPPPQSSFQGRTKCRRNRRVYPSTSASCVESNFSYHPAFTITGNLMNLGLPNQRPLGLNLNIHDFTNFEATLYHHNPSSFSTSPSPIPNNNSEAISKQPQQQQQGNSSEIADPNSSAGNGGGMQQHQGMDEEEIMSEMEWMGEQHQMEWNDTMNLVTSAWWFKFFKTAGEIGPKYKGDCDVDNDDKEDDPFDQAVVEFPDWLNTANDQSCFHHCLDESSQDPALPCMDIGEIEGMDEEWLP